The following coding sequences lie in one Polynucleobacter asymbioticus genomic window:
- the cphA gene encoding cyanophycin synthetase, giving the protein MEITRIRMLRGPNLWSRHTALEAIVSCDETERSIDSIPQFENKIRERFPQLGSMRRGGHNEILSLAHALEHAALGLQSQAGCPVTFSRTVQTVDVGVYQLVVEYTEEVVGRMAFDFAFALIQATLSDVPFDLAAALSELEALYEDVRLGPSTGSIVDAAVQRNIPYRRMTEGSMVQFGWGSKQKRIQAAETSDTSAIAEAIAQDKELTKNLLAAAGVSVPIGEVVTTADDAWRAAQKIGGPIVLKPKDGNQGKGVVANIQTEAEVRAGFIVTQDFGRETIVERYLPGADYRLLVVGNRLSAAARREPAQVVGDGKHTVAELVELENKNPLRGDGHATALTKIRFDDIALAHLASNGLNPQYVPKTGERVLLRNNANLSTGGTATDVTDDVHPDVAASAIAAAQMIGLDIAGVDILCEAIYKPLEAQGGGIVEVNAAPGLRMHLKPSYGKSRAVGEDIINMMYPLGEDGRIPVVAVTGTNGKTTTVRLISHLLNETGLRVGMTTTDGVYINHRLIDSGDCSGPKSARNVLMHPDVDAAVLETARGGMLREGLGFDRCEVAVVTNIGEGDHLGLNYITSVEDLAILKRVVVQNVAPTGAAVLNATDPIVVKMGDVSTGRVIFFAENQHHPVIAAHRAKNKKVIYFDGTHIVCSKGSRVLFRFPVSEIPLTQNGVLGFQVENVMASIGAAWALGLDAEKIARGLHSFESTSNAVPGRFNQFQHQGATVIADYGHNPDAMRALASAIEAMRPKRSHVVISGAGDRRDEDIRDLTRILGNSFDNVILYQDQCQRGREDGEVLKLLQEGLVGTTKAKQVKEITGEFLAIDTALNDLSAGDICLILIDQVEESLAYLKEKVRP; this is encoded by the coding sequence TTGGAAATCACCCGTATTCGCATGTTGCGCGGCCCGAATTTATGGAGCCGCCATACCGCCCTAGAGGCCATTGTTTCTTGCGATGAAACAGAACGATCAATCGATTCAATTCCCCAATTCGAAAATAAGATTCGTGAGCGCTTCCCCCAATTGGGTAGCATGCGGCGTGGTGGACATAATGAAATCCTTTCCTTAGCGCACGCACTAGAACATGCTGCTTTAGGTCTGCAGTCACAAGCAGGCTGCCCCGTCACTTTTAGCCGCACCGTGCAAACTGTAGATGTCGGCGTTTACCAACTGGTAGTCGAGTACACCGAGGAAGTTGTTGGGCGCATGGCCTTTGACTTTGCTTTTGCTCTCATTCAAGCAACTCTGAGTGATGTACCTTTTGACTTAGCAGCAGCCCTTTCAGAATTAGAAGCGCTATATGAAGATGTCCGCCTCGGACCCAGCACTGGCTCCATCGTGGATGCCGCCGTACAAAGAAATATTCCCTATCGCCGCATGACTGAAGGCAGCATGGTGCAATTTGGTTGGGGTAGCAAGCAAAAACGAATTCAGGCTGCTGAGACTAGCGATACCAGCGCAATTGCAGAAGCAATCGCACAAGATAAAGAATTGACCAAGAACTTACTGGCAGCCGCAGGTGTATCAGTACCAATCGGCGAAGTGGTGACGACTGCTGATGACGCCTGGCGTGCGGCTCAAAAAATTGGTGGCCCTATTGTTCTCAAACCAAAGGATGGCAACCAAGGCAAGGGTGTTGTTGCCAATATTCAGACAGAAGCTGAGGTGCGTGCTGGCTTTATCGTGACCCAAGATTTTGGACGCGAGACTATTGTTGAGCGCTATCTTCCAGGCGCTGACTATCGCTTGCTCGTAGTAGGCAATCGCTTATCCGCTGCAGCACGTCGCGAACCTGCCCAAGTCGTTGGAGATGGTAAGCATACGGTTGCCGAATTAGTTGAGCTGGAAAACAAAAATCCATTACGTGGCGATGGCCATGCAACCGCCCTAACTAAGATTCGCTTTGATGACATCGCGCTTGCGCATTTAGCTAGCAATGGCTTAAATCCACAATATGTTCCAAAGACTGGTGAGCGTGTTTTACTTCGCAATAATGCCAACCTGAGTACTGGCGGTACAGCCACCGATGTGACTGATGACGTACATCCTGATGTTGCTGCCAGCGCAATTGCTGCCGCACAAATGATCGGCCTGGACATTGCTGGTGTCGATATTTTATGTGAAGCAATCTATAAGCCTTTGGAGGCTCAAGGTGGCGGCATTGTTGAAGTCAATGCTGCGCCCGGCCTACGGATGCATCTCAAGCCCTCTTATGGCAAGAGCCGTGCGGTTGGCGAAGACATCATCAACATGATGTACCCACTGGGTGAGGATGGTCGCATTCCAGTAGTGGCGGTAACCGGCACTAATGGCAAAACCACTACCGTGCGCCTGATCTCCCATTTACTCAATGAAACTGGCTTACGTGTAGGGATGACAACGACTGATGGCGTTTATATCAATCATCGCCTCATTGATTCTGGTGACTGCAGTGGTCCGAAGAGCGCTCGTAACGTTCTCATGCATCCCGATGTTGATGCTGCTGTATTGGAAACGGCTCGCGGCGGCATGTTGCGCGAAGGCTTAGGCTTTGATCGCTGCGAGGTTGCTGTTGTAACCAATATTGGAGAAGGTGACCACTTAGGCCTTAACTACATCACCAGCGTAGAAGACTTAGCAATTTTGAAGCGAGTAGTTGTGCAGAACGTAGCCCCAACAGGCGCTGCAGTTCTCAATGCTACTGACCCTATAGTGGTCAAGATGGGAGATGTTTCTACGGGCCGCGTTATCTTCTTTGCTGAAAATCAACACCACCCTGTTATTGCAGCCCATCGCGCTAAGAATAAAAAAGTAATTTATTTTGATGGCACCCATATTGTTTGCTCAAAGGGATCTCGCGTGCTGTTCCGTTTCCCAGTCAGCGAAATTCCCTTGACTCAAAATGGTGTTTTAGGATTCCAAGTAGAAAATGTGATGGCCTCTATCGGTGCCGCCTGGGCATTAGGCTTGGATGCTGAAAAGATTGCACGTGGGCTCCATTCTTTCGAGAGTACCTCCAACGCAGTACCCGGACGCTTTAATCAATTCCAGCACCAGGGCGCAACTGTTATTGCTGACTATGGTCACAATCCAGACGCGATGCGTGCATTAGCCAGCGCTATTGAGGCTATGCGACCTAAGAGAAGTCACGTTGTCATCAGCGGCGCTGGTGATCGACGTGATGAAGATATTCGCGACCTGACCCGCATTCTTGGCAATAGTTTTGATAATGTCATCCTCTATCAAGACCAATGCCAACGCGGCCGCGAGGACGGTGAAGTCTTAAAGCTATTACAAGAAGGTTTAGTGGGAACCACCAAGGCTAAGCAAGTCAAAGAAATTACCGGGGAGTTTCTCGCAATTGATACCGCTCTCAATGATTTATCTGCTGGTGATATTTGCCTGATTCTGATTGATCAAGTAGAAGAATCTTTGGCCTACCTTAAAGAGAAGGTACGACCCTAG
- the cphA gene encoding cyanophycin synthetase, with product MPQLLDKTIEILSHRHLRGPNMWSYNPALEVLIDIGDLEDYPSDLIPGFYDRLSKCLPSLHEHRCSYGEPGGFLKRVEEGTWPGHILEHLTIELQNLAGIAGGFGRARDGGRRGVYKVIVSATEEAVTLQAFKFARDLLLTLIKDNGDAIAQREKIIEELRDLSDDLCLGPSTACIVNAATIREIPYIRLSSGNLVQLGYGAKQRRIWTAETDQTSAIAETISRDKDLTKSLLASAGVPTPEGRSVTSPDDAWEAAQDIGLPVVVKPIDGNHGRGVFINLYTQQEIEAAYAVAIHEGSEVLVERHIIGDEHRLLVVGNKVVAAAKGETVWVTGDGKHTVLELIQIQINSDPRRGTTEECPLNPVRIDSAVELELARQKLTGDSIPSIEQKVLIQSNGNVAFDVTDLVHPEVAHQVALAARVVGLEIAGVDLVAQDISKPLESQNAAIVEVNAGPGLLMHLKPASGKPQPVGEEIANHLFPPGYDFRIPIVGISGNSGRTIVAEMVAHFIRLTNVHVGLSVHNGLYFGSRTIKQTSSSHWENARRTLQNRAIEAAVIENDNASLLLEGLAYDQCQVGVVLNIDPLKLFPEHNICDEDQLFNVVRTQVDVVLPSGTSVLNADDAMIVKMAELSKGEVMYFSQDPNSSVIAAHQEKDGRSIIVSPSVITLKRGKLDALVIPIPPAVQGSSLDWAPNLSLAAAIGAAWALDIPFNVIEAGVETFVSNSNIAVGT from the coding sequence ATGCCCCAATTACTAGATAAAACCATTGAAATCCTGAGTCACAGGCATCTTCGCGGCCCTAATATGTGGAGCTACAACCCTGCGCTTGAGGTCTTGATTGATATTGGCGACCTGGAAGATTACCCATCCGACTTAATTCCAGGCTTTTATGACCGTCTTAGCAAATGCCTTCCCAGCCTACATGAGCATCGCTGTAGCTATGGTGAACCAGGCGGCTTTTTAAAACGAGTCGAAGAAGGCACCTGGCCTGGACATATTCTGGAGCATCTGACGATTGAACTCCAAAACTTAGCTGGTATTGCGGGCGGCTTTGGTAGAGCTCGTGATGGTGGTCGTAGAGGTGTTTATAAAGTTATTGTGAGCGCAACTGAAGAGGCTGTGACATTGCAAGCCTTTAAATTTGCGCGCGACCTTCTGCTTACTCTCATTAAAGACAATGGGGATGCCATTGCCCAAAGAGAAAAGATTATCGAAGAACTGCGGGATTTAAGCGACGATCTCTGCCTTGGACCTAGCACAGCATGTATCGTCAATGCCGCAACAATTCGAGAAATTCCGTACATTAGATTATCGAGTGGTAACTTAGTTCAGCTCGGTTATGGTGCCAAACAACGTCGCATTTGGACTGCAGAGACTGATCAAACTAGCGCCATCGCAGAAACCATTTCACGCGACAAAGATCTAACCAAGAGTTTGCTTGCTAGCGCCGGTGTTCCAACTCCAGAGGGTAGATCTGTTACTAGCCCAGACGATGCCTGGGAGGCGGCGCAAGATATTGGCTTGCCAGTAGTAGTAAAGCCCATTGATGGCAACCATGGTCGCGGCGTCTTCATCAATCTGTATACCCAACAAGAAATTGAAGCGGCCTATGCCGTTGCTATCCATGAAGGTAGCGAAGTTTTGGTTGAGCGCCACATCATTGGCGATGAGCATCGTCTGTTGGTAGTTGGTAATAAAGTAGTGGCAGCTGCCAAAGGTGAAACAGTCTGGGTTACTGGTGATGGCAAACATACCGTACTTGAACTGATTCAGATTCAAATTAATTCCGACCCTCGTCGAGGCACGACAGAAGAGTGTCCACTCAATCCAGTTCGCATTGATTCAGCCGTTGAGCTGGAGCTAGCTCGTCAGAAATTAACCGGTGACAGCATCCCAAGCATCGAGCAAAAGGTGCTCATTCAAAGCAATGGCAATGTAGCGTTTGATGTGACAGATTTAGTTCACCCTGAAGTAGCTCATCAAGTTGCTTTGGCTGCGCGAGTCGTTGGATTGGAGATTGCTGGTGTTGATCTTGTAGCCCAAGATATTAGCAAGCCACTAGAGTCACAGAATGCTGCCATCGTGGAAGTGAATGCGGGCCCTGGCTTATTAATGCACCTCAAACCTGCAAGCGGCAAACCGCAGCCAGTAGGCGAAGAGATTGCAAACCATTTATTTCCTCCAGGCTACGATTTCAGGATTCCGATCGTTGGCATCAGTGGTAACTCTGGAAGAACCATTGTTGCCGAGATGGTCGCCCACTTTATAAGACTCACTAACGTGCATGTTGGACTATCTGTTCATAATGGCCTGTATTTCGGTAGCCGCACTATTAAACAAACATCGTCTTCTCATTGGGAAAATGCACGTCGCACGCTACAAAATAGAGCTATTGAAGCTGCTGTCATTGAAAACGATAATGCATCACTTCTGCTCGAAGGGCTTGCATACGATCAGTGCCAAGTTGGTGTTGTACTCAACATTGACCCACTCAAACTCTTCCCAGAACACAATATCTGCGATGAGGATCAGCTATTTAATGTCGTTCGTACCCAGGTAGACGTAGTTTTACCTTCTGGAACGAGCGTACTGAATGCTGACGATGCCATGATTGTCAAAATGGCTGAACTCAGCAAGGGTGAGGTGATGTACTTCTCTCAAGATCCAAACTCTTCTGTGATAGCTGCCCACCAAGAAAAAGATGGTCGCTCAATTATCGTGAGCCCTTCTGTCATTACCCTCAAGCGGGGCAAGCTAGATGCACTAGTAATTCCTATTCCGCCAGCCGTTCAGGGCTCATCCCTTGACTGGGCTCCCAACTTAAGCCTTGCAGCTGCTATCGGAGCTGCTTGGGCCTTAGATATTCCGTTCAACGTTATTGAAGCCGGAGTTGAAACATTCGTTTCCAACTCCAATATTGCAGTAGGTACTTAA
- a CDS encoding DUF1854 domain-containing protein has protein sequence MSQHQKTHTLERDALGRLVLVDAAGTSHIGVYPVRAFPITAPRGGISIMDQSGKELCWFDDVSAISEVELALIEQELAAREFMPVIEKITAVSTFATPSIWDIETDRGPTRIRLKGEDDIRRIAGNTLLIADSNGLQFLIKDATKLDKLSKKFLDRFR, from the coding sequence ATGAGTCAGCATCAAAAGACGCACACGCTAGAGCGCGATGCTCTTGGCCGCTTGGTATTGGTAGATGCCGCTGGAACTAGTCATATTGGCGTATATCCTGTCAGAGCCTTCCCCATTACTGCACCTAGAGGCGGTATTTCCATCATGGATCAGTCGGGTAAGGAGTTATGTTGGTTTGATGACGTCTCTGCTATTTCAGAAGTTGAGCTCGCTTTGATTGAGCAGGAGCTTGCGGCTCGTGAGTTCATGCCGGTTATTGAGAAAATTACGGCTGTATCTACTTTTGCTACGCCGAGTATTTGGGATATTGAGACAGACCGCGGCCCCACCAGAATCCGCCTCAAAGGCGAGGATGATATTCGTCGGATTGCTGGTAATACGCTCCTGATTGCTGACTCCAATGGGCTGCAATTTTTGATTAAAGACGCTACCAAGCTCGATAAACTCAGCAAGAAGTTTTTAGATCGCTTCAGGTAG
- a CDS encoding ABC transporter ATP-binding protein, producing MKPDISPSAPPSPSHWASALEAPQSPVKDLGSILAWVELDLDEEMRFEKSLLCLIPSGLFWTDGTRSEFWSIDAGVQLLHGDHAGVGHLKLESQTALLRVWHFTLAVNPQVLRLQSSFKQLLMGAQGVREPELSEYDQQACPICLSPKPANSEACPSCDPEEDAPPSTWTLLKLWRFARPYKKELLLGFVLTLLSTGATLIPPYLTMPLMDHVLIPYEKGNPIDFDLASKYLLALFAAAIVAWGLGWWKTYLLALVSERIGADLRNTTFEHLLKLSLEYFGGKRTGDLIARIGAETDRICVFLSLYALDFATDVIMITMTAAILVSIDPLLALVTLAPLPFIVWMIHVVRDKLRFGFEKIDRIWSEVTNILADTIPGIRVVKAFAQEDRELKRFVDSNKHNLQVNDRVNRVWGLFSPTVTLLTETGLLVVWGFGIWQVAHQKVTVGVLIAFLAYIGRFYIRLDSMSRIVSHTQKAAAGAKRIFDILDHVSSVPEPINPAPLGEVKGRISMRGVGFRYGNRAVSKGIDLDIAPGEMIGLVGHSGSGKSTLVNLICRFYDVSAGAITLDGRDIRSIGIADYRKRIGLVLQEPFLFFGTIAENIAYGKPDATREEIIEAARAAHAHEFILRLPLGYDSLVGERGQSLSGGERQRISIARALLINPSILILDEATSSVDTTTEKEIQRALDNLVKGRTTIAIAHRLSTLRKADRLVVLDKGEIVEIGSHEQLMDAQGAYYALYQAQLRHAAELVEGGAIGESIDEDERETGVEELQVIAKATGGGV from the coding sequence ATGAAGCCAGACATTTCCCCATCCGCTCCCCCTTCGCCAAGTCATTGGGCTAGCGCTTTAGAGGCTCCACAATCCCCAGTAAAAGACCTCGGATCCATACTGGCTTGGGTTGAGCTCGATCTAGATGAGGAAATGCGTTTTGAAAAAAGCCTACTTTGCTTGATTCCCTCGGGGCTATTTTGGACTGATGGGACCCGCTCGGAATTCTGGTCAATAGACGCTGGAGTTCAGCTTTTACATGGAGATCACGCTGGAGTGGGGCATCTCAAGCTGGAGTCCCAGACTGCGCTTTTGAGAGTTTGGCACTTCACTTTGGCAGTAAACCCCCAAGTACTGCGTCTGCAAAGTAGTTTTAAGCAACTCTTGATGGGTGCCCAAGGAGTCAGGGAGCCTGAGCTCTCTGAATACGATCAGCAAGCATGTCCGATTTGCTTAAGCCCCAAGCCTGCTAACTCGGAGGCTTGCCCAAGTTGCGATCCAGAGGAGGATGCCCCTCCATCGACCTGGACCTTATTGAAGTTATGGCGCTTTGCGCGACCCTACAAAAAGGAGCTTTTACTAGGTTTTGTGTTGACCTTGCTCTCAACAGGCGCCACTTTGATTCCGCCTTATTTGACGATGCCTTTAATGGACCATGTGTTGATTCCATATGAAAAAGGCAACCCAATTGATTTTGATTTAGCCAGTAAATACCTGTTGGCATTATTTGCCGCCGCAATCGTTGCCTGGGGTTTGGGTTGGTGGAAAACCTACCTGCTTGCACTAGTCAGTGAGCGCATTGGTGCTGACTTGAGAAATACCACCTTTGAGCATTTGCTGAAGTTGTCTTTGGAGTACTTTGGCGGAAAAAGAACGGGCGACCTCATTGCCCGAATCGGCGCTGAGACAGATCGTATCTGTGTGTTCCTGTCGCTCTATGCATTGGACTTTGCCACTGATGTGATCATGATCACGATGACTGCAGCAATCCTTGTCTCGATTGATCCTTTATTAGCCCTGGTAACACTTGCACCACTGCCATTTATTGTGTGGATGATTCATGTGGTGCGTGACAAGTTGCGTTTTGGTTTTGAAAAGATTGACCGCATTTGGTCTGAAGTAACCAATATCTTGGCGGATACGATTCCTGGTATTCGAGTGGTCAAGGCATTTGCTCAAGAAGATCGTGAGCTCAAGCGTTTTGTTGATTCAAACAAACACAATTTACAAGTGAATGATCGAGTGAATCGCGTTTGGGGATTGTTCTCTCCAACAGTTACGCTGCTCACGGAAACAGGGCTCTTAGTAGTGTGGGGTTTTGGTATTTGGCAGGTTGCACATCAAAAAGTAACGGTTGGTGTATTAATTGCGTTCCTTGCCTATATCGGACGTTTTTATATTCGACTTGATTCCATGAGTCGGATTGTTTCGCATACCCAAAAAGCAGCGGCTGGCGCAAAGCGTATCTTTGATATTTTGGATCACGTCTCCAGTGTCCCTGAACCAATCAATCCAGCTCCCTTAGGTGAGGTGAAAGGCCGGATCTCTATGCGGGGCGTGGGTTTCCGCTACGGTAACCGCGCTGTCTCTAAAGGTATTGATCTAGATATCGCCCCTGGTGAAATGATTGGTTTAGTCGGTCACAGTGGTTCAGGTAAGAGCACCTTAGTGAACTTAATTTGCCGCTTTTATGATGTCAGTGCTGGCGCAATTACGCTTGACGGTCGCGATATTCGCAGCATTGGTATCGCCGACTACCGCAAGCGTATTGGCTTGGTTTTGCAAGAGCCATTTTTATTCTTTGGCACGATTGCTGAAAATATTGCCTACGGCAAACCTGACGCTACTCGCGAGGAAATTATTGAAGCGGCGCGAGCTGCACATGCACATGAATTTATTCTTCGCCTCCCCCTGGGTTACGACTCATTAGTAGGTGAGCGCGGTCAATCTCTTTCAGGTGGTGAACGTCAACGCATTTCGATTGCACGTGCATTGCTGATTAATCCAAGTATTTTGATTTTGGATGAAGCTACTTCATCAGTGGATACAACCACTGAAAAAGAAATTCAGCGCGCTTTGGATAACTTGGTGAAAGGTCGCACTACGATTGCGATTGCACATCGACTATCCACTTTAAGAAAAGCTGACCGTTTGGTTGTGCTCGACAAAGGTGAGATTGTCGAGATTGGTTCTCATGAGCAGTTAATGGATGCGCAGGGTGCGTACTACGCTTTGTATCAAGCCCAATTGCGCCATGCTGCAGAGCTAGTTGAGGGTGGCGCTATTGGTGAAAGTATTGACGAGGACGAGCGAGAAACAGGGGTAGAGGAATTGCAAGTCATTGCCAAAGCAACTGGGGGTGGGGTATGA